Genomic window (Vibrio pomeroyi):
GTCTTCACGAAAATCGCCTTGTAAGAAGCTAACGCCAGCAATCGGATCCATTGGTAACAAGTCACACGCAATGATTTGTCCGTTGTCTCCAACAATCTTAGCAGCATATTGAGACCAACCGCCAGGCGCTGCACCTAAATCCACAATGGTCATCCCAGGAGACAGCAATTTATCTTTCGTTTGAATCTCTTCCATTTTGAAATAAGCACGTGAACGATAGCCTTTCTTTCTTGCTTCGTTTGCATACTTGTCGTCGAAGTGTTCCTTCAACCAACGGCCTGAACTGGCCGAGTGTTTCTGTTTGCTCATTGGATACCTAAATTGGAGGAAAGTACTAATTGCTGAATAAATTATAGTCTTCAGCTTTAGATGGCGTTAAAATAGGTTTTTTCAACCCTAATAGTAAAGAAAATTGGCCGCGTAATGAACCTAAGTACCAAACAAAAGCAGCATCTAAAGGGCCTAGCTCACAGTTTAAAACCTGTAGTGCTAATGGGCGCAAATGGACTTACTGAAGCTGTTCTAGCGGAAATCGAATTAGCTCTAGACCACCACGAACTGATCAAGATTAAAGTTGCATCAGAAGACCGTGAGACTAAGCAACTGATTATCGATGCAATTGTACGTGAAACTAAAGCTGAGAAAGTACAGACTATCGGTAAAGTTCTAGTACTGTTCCGTCAGTCAGAAGCACGTAAAATCGAGATTCCACGTAAATAAGAGCTTAATATAAGCTAACTTCACCAAGAGAAAGCCACTGCGCTTATCTTTTAGTGTAGCGTGAGAAACGAAAAAGGTCGCATTAAGCGACCTTTTTACTTATCAGAAACAAAGAAAATTCAATTAGATATATTCTACTTTGTCGATCTCGAAGTCTTTGTCACCACCTGGGGTAGAGATCATCACTTCGTCGCCTTCCATTTTACCGATAAGACCGCGAGCGATTGGCGATTTCACAGAAATACGGCCAGTCTTGATGTCAGCTTCATCTTCAGAAACGATTTGGTAGCGGAATTCTTCATCCGTATCCACATCAATCAAAGTCACTGTCGTACCAAAGATAATCTTACCAGTGTTATCCATCTGAGTTACGTCGATGATCTGAGCAAGTGATAGCTTGTATTCGATATCTCGAATTTGAGCTTCACAGATACCCTGCTCTTCACGAGCCGCGTGGTATTCTGCGTTCTCTTTCAAGTCGCCCAGTTCACGTGCTTCACCAATCGCTGCTGAAATAATAGGGCGCAGCTTAAGTAGGCGATCTAATTCATCACGTAGCTGCTGAGCGCCACGTACTGTCATTGGAACCTTTTCCATTTTTTACCTCTATGCCAAAACTTTCTTTGGCGAACATAAATACACCCAACGTATTTATTGGGTAGTAGAAACAAAACGATTTGGCTTAGTGTAAACAAACTTTATGGCTAAATCACCTTTATTCCACTTTGCGTTATAAAAGCTGTATCTAGGTCTAAATTACAGACATCACAAAAATGAATAATTACAACTCAATCAATAAGACGACAAATAAATACATAAAAAAACAAAAAATAAACAAAATAAACGCAGATCACACTTTTATAAAATACATTTAAAAACAAACACTTAAATAACAAAGAATGTAATAAAACAGTGTTCATTTTTTAGTTTTATATCATTTTACTAACTGACTATGGAACTTTAGAGGTAAAAAGTAACCCATGGATTGCACTGGCATTTTTCAGACTTCTGTTCTAATCATGGTTATGAAGTCTGATTAATACAGGCAATACACAAAAGGGTTCAAATCCTTGATAAAACTTCTATGGACAGTAATTAGGAAATAATAACATGAACAAGACTATGATCGCGCTTGCTGTATCTGCTGCAGCTCTTGCTACTAACGCAGTGGCAGCGGACGGTAAACAAGCTGGTGGTATCGACGGTACTTCTGTATACAGCTCAAACGGCACTTCTCTAGAGATCGGTGGTCGTGCTGAAGCTCGTCTATCTCTAAAAGACGGTAAAGCACAAGACAACTCTCGTGTACGTCTTAACTTCCTAGGTAAAGTTGAAATCCAAGACGGCCTATACGGCGTTGGTTTCTACGAAGGTGAATACACTACAGCTGACAACACTGTTGTTGTTGACGGCGAAGCTACTTCTGGTAGCGATATTGATCACCGTTACACTTACGCTGGTATCGGCGGTGCATTCGGTGAAGTTACTTACGGTAAAAACGACGGCGCACTAGGCGTAATCACAGACTTCACGGATATCATGTCTTACCACGGTAACTCAGCAGCATACAAAATTGCTGCAGCAGACCGTACTGACAACATGCTTTCTTACAAAGGCGAATTCCAAGACCTAGCAGTAAAAGCAAGCTACCGCTTCGCAGACCGTACAGATTCAGTTGACGGCGGTTACTCAGACAACAGCGAAGATGGCTACTCTCTATCTGGTATCTACTCAATCGGTGATACTGGCTTTAAACTAGGTGCTGGCTACGCTGATCAAGACGTAGAAAACGAGTACATGCTTGCTGCATCTTACCGCACTGAAACGCTATACTTTGCTGGTACGTTCACAGACGGTGAGCTTGCGAAGAGAAACGGTGATTACACTGGTTACGAATTCGCGACAGCTTACACACTAGACAAGACTGCATTCACACTAACGTACAACAACGCAGAAACTGACGGTGAAACTTCAGCTGACAACGTTGCAATCGATGCGACTTACTACTTCAAGCCGAACTTCCGTACGTACATCTCGTACAACTTCAACCTAATCAGTGAAAATGACACAATTGGTACTGTAGGTTTGGGTAACGGTACTGCATCTAAAGCAGACGCTGAAGACGAGCTAGCTCTAGGTCTACGTTACGACTTCTAATTCTGGTTACCTAATTGATTAATTAGTTAATTGAGAATCAAAACGCCCGCTATCTAGCGGGCGTTTTTTATATCTGTATACTGAAAAAATCAGCCATCCAAGAAAACCTTCTATGCGCCTTCTACCTACTCTACTTTTATGTAGTTTTTCCATTAGCGTTTTCTCTATTAACGCTTTCGCATACGCCCCTTTAGATAAACTGCCCGATGGCAGTAACACAAGCCTGATCTTAGAATCTTTAAGTGGCAGTTCAAATGAAATGAATACCAACAGTGATGGCTTTTATCCACCAGCCAGCACTTTAAAACTGGTTACAGCTTTAGCGGCTAAATTGGAGTTAGGAGATGAGTTTCACTACACAACCAGTATTGCCCGTTCCAATAAGGATGTTGTGATCTCATTCAGCGGTGACCCAACACTACAACGAGAAGATCTAAAAAGCCTTTTAGCTCAATACGCTAAGTCGCAATCTAGAACCATTAAAGGCAACTTATACCTCGATGACTCGGCTTATACGGGCTATCAACGTGCCGTTGGTTGGCCTTGGGACATTCTAGGCGTTTGTTACAGCGCGCCTTCGAGTGCGATGACGTTAAACAGCAACTGCGCGCAAGCTTCTATTTATACAAAAGATAACGGGACAACACGCGTATATATCCCTGCACATTATCCGATAGACGTGACAACCACTGCTGCCACCGTAACGCGCTCAGGGCAAAAGGCTACACAATGCGACTTAGAGCTCATTACTACCCCAGACAACGCTTACAAGCTCTCCGGTTGCTTGGTTGAGCGTAAGAAACCATTGCCACTCAAATTTGCGATTCAAAATCCAGAGCTTTATACTTCTCAAGTCGTGACCTCACTGCTTAAAGAGCTGAAAATCCAAGTAAAGGGTGATGTGATCCTTGGTAAAAAAGAGACAGCAGACAAAACGACACTAGTTGCTAGTCACCATTCTGAAAAGCTTCCCGAACTGCTCGATATCATGCTGAAGAAATCAGACAACCTAATTGCTGACAACCTTACCAAGACGCTAGGTGCGACATTTTATGTTCAACCGGGCAGCTTCAATAACGGCACTGAAGCGATAAAGCAGATCTTACTGACTAAGGCCAACATCGATCTCAGCAAAGCGCAGCTAGTCG
Coding sequences:
- the yhbY gene encoding ribosome assembly RNA-binding protein YhbY, whose product is MNLSTKQKQHLKGLAHSLKPVVLMGANGLTEAVLAEIELALDHHELIKIKVASEDRETKQLIIDAIVRETKAEKVQTIGKVLVLFRQSEARKIEIPRK
- the dacB gene encoding serine-type D-Ala-D-Ala carboxypeptidase, whose translation is MRLLPTLLLCSFSISVFSINAFAYAPLDKLPDGSNTSLILESLSGSSNEMNTNSDGFYPPASTLKLVTALAAKLELGDEFHYTTSIARSNKDVVISFSGDPTLQREDLKSLLAQYAKSQSRTIKGNLYLDDSAYTGYQRAVGWPWDILGVCYSAPSSAMTLNSNCAQASIYTKDNGTTRVYIPAHYPIDVTTTAATVTRSGQKATQCDLELITTPDNAYKLSGCLVERKKPLPLKFAIQNPELYTSQVVTSLLKELKIQVKGDVILGKKETADKTTLVASHHSEKLPELLDIMLKKSDNLIADNLTKTLGATFYVQPGSFNNGTEAIKQILLTKANIDLSKAQLVDGSGLSRNNRMTSQTMAQVLRYIWENDQQLNLIDAMPTSGIDGTLKYRQSMRKAPIKGNIIAKSGSLYGSYNMAGFGLDKSGNPNSIFVQFVRDYFPAKPDPDKPVEAPITQFERAFYKDVVEFSQTQGKSQ
- a CDS encoding porin, producing MNKTMIALAVSAAALATNAVAADGKQAGGIDGTSVYSSNGTSLEIGGRAEARLSLKDGKAQDNSRVRLNFLGKVEIQDGLYGVGFYEGEYTTADNTVVVDGEATSGSDIDHRYTYAGIGGAFGEVTYGKNDGALGVITDFTDIMSYHGNSAAYKIAAADRTDNMLSYKGEFQDLAVKASYRFADRTDSVDGGYSDNSEDGYSLSGIYSIGDTGFKLGAGYADQDVENEYMLAASYRTETLYFAGTFTDGELAKRNGDYTGYEFATAYTLDKTAFTLTYNNAETDGETSADNVAIDATYYFKPNFRTYISYNFNLISENDTIGTVGLGNGTASKADAEDELALGLRYDF
- the greA gene encoding transcription elongation factor GreA; the protein is MEKVPMTVRGAQQLRDELDRLLKLRPIISAAIGEARELGDLKENAEYHAAREEQGICEAQIRDIEYKLSLAQIIDVTQMDNTGKIIFGTTVTLIDVDTDEEFRYQIVSEDEADIKTGRISVKSPIARGLIGKMEGDEVMISTPGGDKDFEIDKVEYI